In Drosophila yakuba strain Tai18E2 chromosome 2R, Prin_Dyak_Tai18E2_2.1, whole genome shotgun sequence, a single genomic region encodes these proteins:
- the LOC6529696 gene encoding hyphally regulated cell wall protein 3 isoform X2, which produces MPRTRSTLQFVRLKSGGGQASKVSSKLDFDESDGSNNQNQTGLPGQPGQASGAGNGNGSYDPGTGRSLSGGGGSPGGGSSGTSSGGNRPKIHGVRVTVDTGDGQQQTKESKESVEITDLGKHKKRVGIHTDITFEITSDSDGNETSSAQQHGDKEDASVPIFKGSGGSDSKHKTRKPYDPKSQWNPNFSGEQRGYQGANRGGYQGSSRGDYYPQYYPGNVYTGGSSDAGSIYRNGETWTHYVPVWTTERAPQEQGQIYRRPSWKPCYCMSSTEFRRRRDSKARREQEDQHKGVVNSGVVQVVDGKLERPFS; this is translated from the exons ATGCCACGGACCCGTAGCACGCTCCAATTCGTCCGATTAAAGTCAGGAGGAG GTCAGGCGAGTAAAGTGTCCTCCAAGTTGGATTTCGATGAGAGCGATGGCAGCAACAATCAGAATCAGACGGGCTTACCCGGGCAACCAGGACAGGCGAGCGGagctggaaatggaaatgggagcTACGACCCGGGAACGGGACGAAGCCTAAGTGGTGGAGGAGGAAGTCCGGGCGGTGGCAGCAGCGGTACGTCCAGCGGGGGAAATCGCCCCAAGATCCACGGAGTACGGGTCACCGTCGATACGGGCGATGGGCAGCAGCAAACGAAAG AGTCCAAGGAGAGCGTGGAAATTACGGATTTGGGCAAGCACAAGAAGCGTGTGGGCATCCACACGGACATCACCTTCGAAATCACCTCCGACTCGGACGGGAACGAGACCAGCTCCGCTCAGCAGCACGGCGACAAAG AGGACGCCAGTGTGCCCATTTTCAAGGGTAGTGGGGGTAGCGATTCTAAGCACAAGACCCGCAAGCCGTACGATCCCAAGTCCCAGTGGAATCCCAACTTCTCCGGCGAGCAGCGTGGCTACCAGGGAGCCAATCGAGGTGGCTACCAGGGCTCCAGTCGCGGGGACTATTATCCACAGTACTACCCCGGTAACGTGTACACCGGCGGAAGTTCCGATGCAGGCAGCATCTACAGGAACGGCGAGACGTGGACGCACTACGTCCCGGTTTGGACCACGGAGCGGGCGCCGCAGGAACAGGGACAGATTTATCGGCGGCCCAGCTGGAAGCCCTGCTACTGCATGTCATCCACGGAGTTCAGGCGCCGTCGGGATAGCAAAGCCAGAAGGGAGCAGGAGGATCAGCACAAGGGTGTCGTCAACAGCGGGGTCGTCCAGGTGGTGGATGGCAAGCTGGAGCGGCCCTTCTCGTGA
- the LOC6529697 gene encoding fibroin heavy chain isoform X1 has protein sequence MNKLLVLALCLGVVCGDFQASLARTKRDSFHSRHYSSHGQAVEQARKNSGYGGYSSGFGAGYGGASGQVDGAALGNLESSYDSVGATESAEGASAGGAGGVELLGGAAGTNTIGSGVGSTGSFGSNFGAGFGTQNSAGFGAQNSAAFGAQNAASFGSSFSTNSAFHTSSNFGSSAAHQVGSNVEFAENANAGNKVDFGGVNAVDTSAQLLSGVQTVQSVPTSEYYRHEKIVSTPHQVVYTIPGGSQRYVHHEERVVEQPAQTQITQTVPVQSEHYYQRKVTTTASAPQLVQPVASSRLTYGSNAASTFGSNVASNFGSNTASNFGSNAAFNSQLGSSFGQNFQKNSQLSQLISQTQQAARQQAASQGVSANQVQAGSGYTSGSQGGFNSGYNSAFNSGSQFGFNSASSLNSASSLNSASAGNSAALLSGSLLGGSQGSLLSGQVGGQQSLLSGSLLSGQQNLGLGLNAAQTGQVAGASNFGAGLSAGAGNLGSGYSTKQWEKQSKWSSQNSFDSNGHNNNYKDLVTGESESVDINGKRTGYHAVTASVDDNGKFATHSVHS, from the exons AG ATTTCCAAGCAAG tTTGGCGAGAACCAAACGCGACAGTTTTCACTCGCG CCACTACAGTTCCCACGGGCAGGCGGTGGAGCAGGCTCGCAAGAACTCTGGCTACGGAGGCTATAGTAGTGGTTTCGGAGCTGGGTATGGAGGTGCCTCCGGTCAGGTGGATGGCGCAGCGTTGGGAAACCTGGAGAGCTCCTACGACTCCGTGGGTGCCACTGAATCCGCTGAGGGTGCCTCCGCTGGAGGTGCTGGTGGCGTTGAGCTTTTGGGTGGAGCTGCTGGTACGAACACCATTGGTAGTGGTGTGGGAAGTACTGGTTCCTTCGGGTCCAACTTTGGCGCCGGTTTTGGCACCCAGAACTCTGCCGGCTTTGGCGCCCAGAACTCTGCCGCCTTTGGAGCCCAGAACGCTGCCTCCTTTGGCAGCTCCTTCTCCACCAACTCCGCCTTCCACACCAGCTCCAACTTCGGCAGCAGCGCCGCCCACCAGGTGGGCAGCAATGTGGAGTTCGCCGAGAACGCCAATGCCGGCAACAAGGTCGACTTTGGTGGAGTGAACGCCGTAGACACCAGTGCTCAGCTGCTCAGCGGAGTTCAGACCGTGCAGTCTGTCCCCACTTCCGAGTATTACAGGCACGAGAAGATTGTGTCCACCCCGCATCAGGTGGTCTACACCATTCCCGGTGGCTCCCAGCGTTACGTCCATCACGAGGAGCGTGTTGTCGAGCAACCTGCCCAGACTCAGATCACACAGACGGTCCCAGTTCAAAGCGAACACTACTATCAGCGAAAGGTAACCACCACTGCCTCCGCACCACAGCTGGTTCAGCCAGTTGCCAGCAGCCGTTTGACCTACGGATCGAATGCCGCCTCCACTTTTGGCAGCAATGTCGCCTCCAACTTTGGCAGTAATACCGCCTCCAACTTCGGTAGCAATGCCGCCTTCAACTCTCAGCTCGGCAGCTCTTTTGGCCAGAACTTCCAGAAGAACAGCCAGCTGAGCCAGCTGATCAGCCAAACCCAGCAAGCTGCCCGCCAGCAGGCTGCCTCCCAAGGCGTATCCGCCAACCAGGTGCAGGCTGGAAGTGGCTACACCTCCGGATCACAGGGAGGTTTCAACTCTGGCTACAACTCCGCCTTCAACTCTGGCTCTCAGTTTGGATTCAACTCCGCCAGCTCGTTGAACTCTGCCAGCTCCCTGAACTCCGCCAGTGCCGGAAACAGTGCAGCTCTACTGAGCGGATCTTTGTTGGGCGGAAGCCAAGGATCTCTGTTGAGCGGACAGGTTGGCGGACAGCAGTCGCTGCTCAGCGGATCCCTGTTAAGCGGACAGCAGAACTTGGGACTTGGACTGAATGCGGCGCAGACCGGTCAAGTGGCTGGAGCTAGCAACTTTGGGGCTGGATTATCAGCAGGCGCCGGAAACTTGGGCAGTGGCTACAGTACCAAGCAGTGGGAGAAGCAGTCCAAGTGGTCTTCCCAGAACTCG TTCGATTCCAATGGCCataacaacaactacaaggaTTTAGTTACCGGCGAGAGCGAAAGTGTTGACATCAATGGAAAGCGGACGGGATACCATGCAGTCACAGCCTCCGTCGATGACAATGGCAAGTTCGCCACCCACAGTGTTCACTCGTAA
- the LOC6529696 gene encoding uncharacterized protein LOC6529696 isoform X1: MSSFTAHLWILLFGGLLLTHHCVQGQASKVSSKLDFDESDGSNNQNQTGLPGQPGQASGAGNGNGSYDPGTGRSLSGGGGSPGGGSSGTSSGGNRPKIHGVRVTVDTGDGQQQTKESKESVEITDLGKHKKRVGIHTDITFEITSDSDGNETSSAQQHGDKEDASVPIFKGSGGSDSKHKTRKPYDPKSQWNPNFSGEQRGYQGANRGGYQGSSRGDYYPQYYPGNVYTGGSSDAGSIYRNGETWTHYVPVWTTERAPQEQGQIYRRPSWKPCYCMSSTEFRRRRDSKARREQEDQHKGVVNSGVVQVVDGKLERPFS, translated from the exons ATGAGCTCTTTCACCGCCCACCTGTGGATATTGCTCTTTGGTGGTCTGCTGCTAACTCATCACTGCGTCCAAG GTCAGGCGAGTAAAGTGTCCTCCAAGTTGGATTTCGATGAGAGCGATGGCAGCAACAATCAGAATCAGACGGGCTTACCCGGGCAACCAGGACAGGCGAGCGGagctggaaatggaaatgggagcTACGACCCGGGAACGGGACGAAGCCTAAGTGGTGGAGGAGGAAGTCCGGGCGGTGGCAGCAGCGGTACGTCCAGCGGGGGAAATCGCCCCAAGATCCACGGAGTACGGGTCACCGTCGATACGGGCGATGGGCAGCAGCAAACGAAAG AGTCCAAGGAGAGCGTGGAAATTACGGATTTGGGCAAGCACAAGAAGCGTGTGGGCATCCACACGGACATCACCTTCGAAATCACCTCCGACTCGGACGGGAACGAGACCAGCTCCGCTCAGCAGCACGGCGACAAAG AGGACGCCAGTGTGCCCATTTTCAAGGGTAGTGGGGGTAGCGATTCTAAGCACAAGACCCGCAAGCCGTACGATCCCAAGTCCCAGTGGAATCCCAACTTCTCCGGCGAGCAGCGTGGCTACCAGGGAGCCAATCGAGGTGGCTACCAGGGCTCCAGTCGCGGGGACTATTATCCACAGTACTACCCCGGTAACGTGTACACCGGCGGAAGTTCCGATGCAGGCAGCATCTACAGGAACGGCGAGACGTGGACGCACTACGTCCCGGTTTGGACCACGGAGCGGGCGCCGCAGGAACAGGGACAGATTTATCGGCGGCCCAGCTGGAAGCCCTGCTACTGCATGTCATCCACGGAGTTCAGGCGCCGTCGGGATAGCAAAGCCAGAAGGGAGCAGGAGGATCAGCACAAGGGTGTCGTCAACAGCGGGGTCGTCCAGGTGGTGGATGGCAAGCTGGAGCGGCCCTTCTCGTGA
- the LOC6529697 gene encoding fibroin heavy chain isoform X2 → MNKLLVLALCLGVVCGDFQASHYSSHGQAVEQARKNSGYGGYSSGFGAGYGGASGQVDGAALGNLESSYDSVGATESAEGASAGGAGGVELLGGAAGTNTIGSGVGSTGSFGSNFGAGFGTQNSAGFGAQNSAAFGAQNAASFGSSFSTNSAFHTSSNFGSSAAHQVGSNVEFAENANAGNKVDFGGVNAVDTSAQLLSGVQTVQSVPTSEYYRHEKIVSTPHQVVYTIPGGSQRYVHHEERVVEQPAQTQITQTVPVQSEHYYQRKVTTTASAPQLVQPVASSRLTYGSNAASTFGSNVASNFGSNTASNFGSNAAFNSQLGSSFGQNFQKNSQLSQLISQTQQAARQQAASQGVSANQVQAGSGYTSGSQGGFNSGYNSAFNSGSQFGFNSASSLNSASSLNSASAGNSAALLSGSLLGGSQGSLLSGQVGGQQSLLSGSLLSGQQNLGLGLNAAQTGQVAGASNFGAGLSAGAGNLGSGYSTKQWEKQSKWSSQNSFDSNGHNNNYKDLVTGESESVDINGKRTGYHAVTASVDDNGKFATHSVHS, encoded by the exons AG ATTTCCAAGCAAG CCACTACAGTTCCCACGGGCAGGCGGTGGAGCAGGCTCGCAAGAACTCTGGCTACGGAGGCTATAGTAGTGGTTTCGGAGCTGGGTATGGAGGTGCCTCCGGTCAGGTGGATGGCGCAGCGTTGGGAAACCTGGAGAGCTCCTACGACTCCGTGGGTGCCACTGAATCCGCTGAGGGTGCCTCCGCTGGAGGTGCTGGTGGCGTTGAGCTTTTGGGTGGAGCTGCTGGTACGAACACCATTGGTAGTGGTGTGGGAAGTACTGGTTCCTTCGGGTCCAACTTTGGCGCCGGTTTTGGCACCCAGAACTCTGCCGGCTTTGGCGCCCAGAACTCTGCCGCCTTTGGAGCCCAGAACGCTGCCTCCTTTGGCAGCTCCTTCTCCACCAACTCCGCCTTCCACACCAGCTCCAACTTCGGCAGCAGCGCCGCCCACCAGGTGGGCAGCAATGTGGAGTTCGCCGAGAACGCCAATGCCGGCAACAAGGTCGACTTTGGTGGAGTGAACGCCGTAGACACCAGTGCTCAGCTGCTCAGCGGAGTTCAGACCGTGCAGTCTGTCCCCACTTCCGAGTATTACAGGCACGAGAAGATTGTGTCCACCCCGCATCAGGTGGTCTACACCATTCCCGGTGGCTCCCAGCGTTACGTCCATCACGAGGAGCGTGTTGTCGAGCAACCTGCCCAGACTCAGATCACACAGACGGTCCCAGTTCAAAGCGAACACTACTATCAGCGAAAGGTAACCACCACTGCCTCCGCACCACAGCTGGTTCAGCCAGTTGCCAGCAGCCGTTTGACCTACGGATCGAATGCCGCCTCCACTTTTGGCAGCAATGTCGCCTCCAACTTTGGCAGTAATACCGCCTCCAACTTCGGTAGCAATGCCGCCTTCAACTCTCAGCTCGGCAGCTCTTTTGGCCAGAACTTCCAGAAGAACAGCCAGCTGAGCCAGCTGATCAGCCAAACCCAGCAAGCTGCCCGCCAGCAGGCTGCCTCCCAAGGCGTATCCGCCAACCAGGTGCAGGCTGGAAGTGGCTACACCTCCGGATCACAGGGAGGTTTCAACTCTGGCTACAACTCCGCCTTCAACTCTGGCTCTCAGTTTGGATTCAACTCCGCCAGCTCGTTGAACTCTGCCAGCTCCCTGAACTCCGCCAGTGCCGGAAACAGTGCAGCTCTACTGAGCGGATCTTTGTTGGGCGGAAGCCAAGGATCTCTGTTGAGCGGACAGGTTGGCGGACAGCAGTCGCTGCTCAGCGGATCCCTGTTAAGCGGACAGCAGAACTTGGGACTTGGACTGAATGCGGCGCAGACCGGTCAAGTGGCTGGAGCTAGCAACTTTGGGGCTGGATTATCAGCAGGCGCCGGAAACTTGGGCAGTGGCTACAGTACCAAGCAGTGGGAGAAGCAGTCCAAGTGGTCTTCCCAGAACTCG TTCGATTCCAATGGCCataacaacaactacaaggaTTTAGTTACCGGCGAGAGCGAAAGTGTTGACATCAATGGAAAGCGGACGGGATACCATGCAGTCACAGCCTCCGTCGATGACAATGGCAAGTTCGCCACCCACAGTGTTCACTCGTAA
- the LOC6529694 gene encoding uncharacterized protein LOC6529694 — protein sequence MPNRPTRKKYRRIRLQCFLALFLWFLIQAHPADGTRCRNPYERVRDNYCYFVADEEPLHTSFHNFCYQDKRTSRVCLDSEEEMRVLAHHLANLGYPNGTQFWSAGHRWPGDNRFYWNYFGRARPLNYSNWAMDEPTPEMGRNCLILTLREGELIMSSESCYTRAVDICEQTLNGTDSRPVIH from the exons ATGCCGAATCGCCCGACGCGGAAGAAATATCGCCGGATTCGACTCCAGTGCTTCCTGGCACTATTCCTGTGGTTCCTGATCCAGGCTCACCCCGCCGATGGCACGCGGTGCAGGAATCCCTACGAGAGGGTCCGGGATAACTATTGCTACTTTGTTGCCGACGAGGAACCGCTG CACACATCGTTCCATAATTTCTGCTACCAGGACAAGCGCACCTCACGAGTGTGCCTGGATAGCGAGGAGGAAATGCGGGTTCTGGCCCATCACCTGGCCAATTTGGGATACCCAAACGGGACGCAGTTCTGGAGTGCCGGGCATCGGTGGCCTGGGGACAACCGCTTCTACTGGAACTACTTTGGAAGAGCCCGACCACTCAACTACTCCAACTGGGCGATGGACGAACCGACGCCCGAAATGGGTCGCAATTGCCTGATTCTCACTCTCCGCGAAGGAGAACTCATCATGAGCAGTGAGTCCTGCTACACCCGGGCAGTCGATATATGTGAGCAGACGCTGAACGGAACGGATTCCCGTCCCGTGATCCACTGA
- the LOC6529695 gene encoding parkin coregulated gene protein homolog, translating into MCSKTNERATRLHEPGKVCRELLYLRSKVPVREVPAFTFQALQPNTVVKPPPKIDIFKRKPVKETVFKIYFNRGDIPCVMSGRSSKQDPTKERPVKWHCVPENLDYCYYLPIFVDGLADMDYDTRLLAVNGAIDLIMRSPKKVLPVLPKLILPLKRAFQTRDKRIIISALQVIQLMVRLGPCVGQALVPFYRQLLAVCNLYKNVNVNLGEGIDPDRNCRIGDVIEDTLKLLEYCGGPNAFINIKYMVPTYESSVFPKCEAPEPRDA; encoded by the exons ATGTGCTCTAAGACCAACGAACGTGCCACTCGGCTTCATGAACCCGGAAAGGTTTGCAGGGAATTGTTGTACCTCAGGTCGAAGGTG cCGGTACGTGAAGTTCCCGCCTTCACTTTTCAGGCACTGCAGCCCAATACTGTGGTGAAACCTCCTCCAAA AATCGACATCTTCAAGCGAAAGCCAGTGAAGGAGACCGTATTCAAGATCTACTTCAATCGCGGTGACATTCCGTGTGTGATGTCCGGCAGGAGCAGCAAACAGGATCCGACCAAGGAGCGTCCGGTGAAGTGGCACTGTGTGCCGGAGAATCTCGACTACTGCTACTATCTGCCCATCTTCGTGGACGGACTGGCGGACATGGACTACGACACTCGCTTACTCGCGGTCAACGGAGCCATCGACCTCATCATGCGGTCCCCCAAAAAGGTGCTACCCGTGCTGCCCAAGCTCATCCTTCCACTGAAGCGGGCTTTCCAGACCCGCGACAAGCGGATCATCATCTCCGCCCTCCAAGTCATTCAGCTGATGGTCCGACTAG GTCCCTGTGTGGGTCAGGCCCTGGTGCCCTTCTACCGCCAGTTGCTGGCCGTGTGCAACCTTTACAAGAACGTGAACGTGAACCTCGGAGAAGGTATCGATCCCGACCGGAACTGCCGCATCGGCGACGTCATCGAGGACACCCTGAAGCTGCTGGAGTACTGCGGAGGCCCCAATGCCTTCATCAACATCAAGTACATGGTGCCCACCTACGAGAGCAGCGTCTTCCCCAAGTGCGAGGCGCCCGAGCCCCGGGATGCCTGA